The uncultured Ilyobacter sp. genome has a segment encoding these proteins:
- the minE gene encoding cell division topological specificity factor MinE has product MSFFDVFKKNGSKNVAKDRLKLVLIHDRAMLSPRVLDDMKNDLITVISKYVDIDIDSLNIEISEDDKQSRKTALIANIPIKNTKF; this is encoded by the coding sequence ATGAGTTTTTTCGACGTGTTTAAAAAGAATGGCTCTAAGAATGTGGCCAAAGATAGATTGAAGCTTGTTTTGATTCATGACAGAGCGATGCTATCTCCAAGAGTTCTCGATGATATGAAAAATGATCTGATAACTGTAATATCTAAATATGTGGACATAGATATAGATAGTCTGAATATAGAGATATCAGAGGATGATAAGCAGAGCAGAAAAACAGCTTTGATAGCAAATATACCAATAAAAAATACAAAATTTTAA
- a CDS encoding EI24 domain-containing protein, with amino-acid sequence MRGIYLAGESFFEAFSVIKSGKMRKFYLLPGVINLILINLLYRLSKYVSFNIFSKLETYFNLGSYENIAFIIIKVIIIILSFLLYFLIYKALLLIVLSPFLNYISERTERTLANRKFEFSFKDNMRFIWRGIVISCKSFSKEMVGTLILLLMGMIPFLSLTVPFLIFLLQAYYIGFSFMDYTLERHNYSSKESLLFLRKNWVFSAFSGALFTIVFLIPLIGIFIAPLVSCVAVTLGTIKIIDNEKFN; translated from the coding sequence ATGCGTGGTATTTATCTGGCAGGTGAATCTTTTTTTGAAGCTTTTTCCGTGATTAAAAGCGGTAAAATGAGAAAATTTTATCTCTTACCTGGTGTTATAAACCTCATACTTATTAATCTTCTTTATAGATTGAGTAAATATGTCTCATTTAATATTTTTTCAAAACTTGAGACTTACTTCAACCTCGGTAGTTATGAAAATATCGCCTTTATAATTATAAAGGTTATAATCATAATTCTATCATTTTTACTGTATTTCCTCATTTACAAGGCTCTTCTTCTGATAGTTCTTTCACCCTTTCTGAACTATATCTCAGAAAGAACTGAGAGAACACTGGCAAATCGGAAATTTGAATTCTCCTTCAAAGACAACATGAGATTTATCTGGAGAGGTATTGTAATTTCCTGTAAAAGCTTTTCAAAAGAGATGGTAGGTACACTTATTCTTTTACTTATGGGAATGATACCGTTTTTAAGTCTTACGGTTCCTTTTTTAATTTTCCTTCTTCAGGCATACTATATTGGTTTTTCATTTATGGATTATACCCTTGAAAGACACAATTACTCTTCAAAGGAAAGTCTGCTTTTTTTGAGAAAAAACTGGGTTTTTTCAGCCTTTAGCGGGGCTCTGTTTACCATAGTATTTCTGATACCCCTTATAGGCATATTTATAGCGCCTTTGGTCTCATGTGTAGCCGTTACCCTGGGAACCATAAAAATAATAGACAATGAAAAATTTAATTAA
- a CDS encoding septum site-determining protein MinC, with translation MDNYVILKGKEDRLVIHLDAEIDYETLKKNLEEKLREAEKFLKNAKVAIEFSNRSLSENEENQLVEIIRRESDIRITYIMSNGKSFMGNFIIPETVIDEGVTKFYKGNLRSGQSIHYEGNLVVLGDINPGAIVTARGNIVVLGYLNGTAHAGIEDEDEAFISALKMNPIQLRIGKNIARNPSEDMLVTNRVKKEGSLEVAYIKDGKMHIEDFDKITLRDMMKI, from the coding sequence ATGGATAATTATGTTATTTTAAAGGGAAAAGAGGACAGACTGGTAATTCATTTAGATGCTGAAATTGATTATGAAACACTGAAGAAAAATCTTGAAGAAAAACTCAGAGAAGCAGAGAAATTTTTGAAAAATGCAAAAGTTGCCATAGAGTTTTCAAATAGAAGTCTTTCAGAAAATGAGGAAAATCAGCTTGTTGAAATAATCAGAAGGGAAAGTGATATCCGAATAACTTATATTATGTCAAATGGTAAATCCTTTATGGGAAACTTTATTATACCTGAAACTGTAATAGATGAAGGTGTGACGAAATTTTATAAGGGAAACCTGAGGTCCGGTCAAAGTATACATTATGAAGGAAATTTGGTTGTTCTAGGGGACATAAATCCCGGAGCCATAGTAACTGCAAGGGGAAACATAGTAGTTCTAGGCTATCTTAACGGCACGGCCCACGCAGGTATAGAAGATGAAGATGAGGCTTTTATAAGTGCCCTCAAAATGAATCCTATCCAGCTGAGAATAGGAAAAAATATAGCCAGAAATCCATCAGAGGATATGCTTGTCACAAATAGGGTAAAAAAAGAAGGCAGCTTGGAAGTAGCATATATAAAAGACGGGAAGATGCATATAGAGGATTTTGACAAAATAACACTGAGAGACATGATGAAAATCTAG
- the thiE gene encoding thiamine phosphate synthase, with translation MKNRITIPTGLYGITGEAFSKGKSNLQCVESMIEAGIKIIQYREKDKPLRDKVNDIKKIRELCRENEVLFIINDHVDIAILVDADGVHVGQEDMHPSDVRQLIGPDKIIGLSTHSQEEGLASLEEDIDYIGVGPIFPTTTKDREAVGLEYLDFAVKNLDIPLVAIGGIKEHNIEEILKAGAARICLVSEVIGAEDITKKVQKLNQIIEKKD, from the coding sequence ATGAAAAATAGAATTACCATTCCGACAGGTCTCTACGGAATCACAGGAGAGGCCTTTTCCAAGGGGAAGAGCAATCTGCAGTGTGTAGAAAGTATGATCGAAGCTGGGATAAAGATAATACAGTATAGAGAAAAAGATAAACCTCTAAGGGATAAGGTCAATGATATAAAAAAGATAAGAGAGCTCTGCAGAGAAAATGAGGTTCTTTTCATCATAAACGACCATGTGGATATCGCAATATTGGTAGATGCCGATGGTGTACATGTGGGACAGGAGGATATGCATCCTTCAGACGTCAGACAGCTTATTGGACCTGATAAAATCATAGGTCTTTCCACCCACTCACAAGAAGAGGGACTAGCCTCCCTAGAAGAAGATATCGACTATATCGGTGTGGGGCCAATATTTCCTACTACCACAAAGGACAGAGAGGCTGTGGGACTTGAATATTTGGACTTTGCAGTGAAAAACTTAGATATTCCCCTCGTGGCTATAGGGGGAATAAAAGAACATAACATTGAGGAGATACTAAAGGCAGGGGCGGCTAGGATATGTCTAGTGAGCGAAGTTATAGGGGCTGAAGATATAACTAAAAAAGTTCAAAAACTCAATCAGATAATAGAAAAAAAAGATTAA
- the minD gene encoding septum site-determining protein MinD, giving the protein MAKVIVITSGKGGVGKTTTTANLGAGLALQGKKTLLIDADIGLRNLDVVMGLENRIVYDLVDIIDGHCRIRQALIKDKRCDNLFLLPAAQTKDKNSVNPEQMKTLIESLKEDFDFIIVDCPAGIEQGFKNAISAADQALIVTTPEISAVRDADRIIGLLDANEIKDSKLIVNRIKVDMVKEGNMLDISDIVDILAVDVMGIIPDDENIIISTNKGEPLIFKGNSLAAKAYSNISQRVIGNEVSFLELPSRGGIFNKLRGIFKR; this is encoded by the coding sequence ATGGCAAAAGTAATTGTTATAACTTCTGGTAAAGGTGGAGTGGGAAAGACTACCACAACGGCAAATTTGGGTGCGGGACTTGCTCTTCAGGGAAAGAAGACTCTTCTTATTGATGCTGATATCGGATTAAGAAATTTAGATGTGGTTATGGGCCTTGAAAATAGGATAGTATATGATTTGGTGGATATAATAGACGGTCACTGCAGAATAAGGCAGGCTCTCATAAAGGATAAGAGGTGTGACAATCTCTTTCTTCTTCCTGCGGCTCAGACAAAGGATAAAAACTCAGTTAACCCTGAGCAGATGAAGACTCTTATAGAGTCTTTAAAAGAAGATTTTGATTTTATAATAGTAGACTGCCCTGCAGGAATAGAGCAGGGATTCAAAAATGCAATTTCAGCGGCAGATCAGGCTCTAATTGTAACAACTCCTGAAATATCAGCGGTGAGGGATGCAGATAGAATCATTGGTCTTTTGGATGCAAATGAGATAAAAGATTCTAAGCTTATAGTAAATCGTATAAAGGTGGATATGGTAAAAGAGGGCAATATGCTTGATATATCAGACATAGTCGATATCCTTGCAGTGGATGTAATGGGAATTATTCCTGATGATGAAAATATCATAATATCCACAAATAAAGGTGAACCTCTTATATTTAAAGGAAATTCATTGGCTGCTAAGGCATATAGTAATATATCCCAGAGAGTCATAGGCAATGAGGTAAGTTTTTTAGAGCTCCCGTCAAGAGGTGGGATTTTTAATAAATTAAGAGGAATCTTTAAGAGGTAG